The following proteins are co-located in the Diaphorobacter sp. HDW4B genome:
- a CDS encoding acyl-CoA synthetase, producing MSTSIYDQNLPQNEANHAPLTPLSFIERTAEVYPDRLAIIYGDLRRTWSETYARCRQLASSLQKAGVGKNDTVAVMLPNTPPMVEAHFGVPMSGAVLNTLNTRLDPETIAFMLDHGEAKVLIVDPEFAPLVAKALPMRKLDTPLLVIDVEDASYGPAAQQVGSQTYEDFVAKGDAKFAWQLPGDEWDAIALNYTSGTTGNPKGVVYHHRGATINAISNVLEWDMPKHAVYLWTLPMFHCNGWCFPWTVAARAAVNVCLRRVDAQSIFDAIRNHGVTHYCGAPIVHGLLVNASAAMKEGVPAGVKAMVAGAAPPAAMIEGMEAMGFDITHVYGLTEVYGPATVCAKHEAWNDLDIGERARLNARQGVRYHLQRSAAVLDPETMEPVPHDGETMGEIMFQGNIAMKGYLKNPKATEEAFRGGWFHSGDLAVQYPDGYIKIKDRSKDIIISGGENISSIEVEDVLYRHPDVLAAAVVAKPDPKWGETPCAFIELKAGATTTVEDIVAHCKKHLAGFKVPRAVVFGDLPKTSTGKIQKFELRKQAGSASAIDA from the coding sequence GTGTCCACGAGCATCTACGACCAGAATTTGCCCCAGAACGAAGCCAACCACGCGCCGCTGACTCCGCTGTCCTTCATCGAGCGCACGGCCGAGGTCTATCCCGATCGTCTGGCCATCATCTATGGCGACCTGCGCCGTACCTGGAGCGAAACCTACGCGCGCTGCCGTCAACTCGCCAGCAGCCTGCAGAAGGCGGGCGTGGGCAAGAACGACACCGTGGCCGTGATGCTGCCGAACACGCCGCCGATGGTGGAAGCGCATTTCGGTGTGCCCATGTCCGGCGCGGTGCTCAACACGCTGAACACGCGTCTGGACCCTGAAACCATCGCCTTCATGCTGGACCACGGCGAAGCCAAGGTGCTGATCGTCGATCCCGAATTCGCGCCGCTGGTCGCCAAGGCGCTGCCGATGCGCAAGCTGGATACGCCGCTGCTCGTGATCGACGTGGAAGACGCCAGCTACGGCCCCGCCGCGCAGCAGGTCGGCTCGCAGACCTATGAAGACTTCGTGGCCAAGGGCGATGCCAAGTTTGCGTGGCAACTGCCCGGCGACGAGTGGGACGCCATCGCGCTCAACTACACCAGCGGCACGACCGGCAACCCCAAGGGCGTGGTCTACCACCATCGCGGCGCGACGATCAACGCGATCAGCAACGTGCTCGAATGGGACATGCCCAAGCACGCGGTCTATCTGTGGACGCTGCCGATGTTCCACTGCAACGGCTGGTGCTTCCCCTGGACCGTGGCCGCGCGCGCTGCGGTCAACGTGTGCCTGCGCCGCGTGGACGCGCAGTCGATCTTCGACGCGATCCGCAACCACGGTGTCACGCACTACTGCGGCGCGCCCATCGTGCACGGCCTGCTGGTCAATGCTTCGGCGGCGATGAAGGAAGGTGTGCCCGCAGGTGTGAAAGCGATGGTGGCAGGCGCTGCGCCGCCAGCCGCGATGATCGAGGGCATGGAAGCCATGGGCTTCGACATCACCCATGTCTATGGCCTGACCGAGGTATACGGCCCCGCGACGGTCTGCGCCAAGCACGAGGCGTGGAACGATCTGGACATCGGCGAGCGTGCGCGACTCAATGCGCGCCAAGGCGTGCGCTACCACCTGCAGCGCTCGGCGGCGGTGCTCGATCCCGAAACCATGGAACCCGTGCCGCACGACGGCGAGACCATGGGCGAAATCATGTTCCAGGGCAACATCGCCATGAAGGGTTATCTGAAGAACCCGAAGGCGACGGAAGAGGCCTTCCGTGGCGGCTGGTTCCATTCGGGTGATCTGGCCGTGCAGTACCCTGACGGCTACATCAAGATCAAGGACCGCAGCAAGGACATCATCATCTCGGGCGGCGAGAACATCTCGTCCATCGAAGTGGAAGACGTGCTGTACCGCCACCCCGACGTGCTGGCCGCCGCCGTGGTCGCCAAGCCCGATCCGAAGTGGGGCGAAACGCCTTGCGCGTTCATCGAGCTGAAGGCAGGCGCGACGACGACGGTGGAAGACATCGTCGCGCACTGCAAGAAGCACCTCGCAGGCTTCAAGGTGCCACGCGCCGTGGTGTTCGGCGACCTACCCAAGACCAGCACCGGCAAGATCCAGAAGTTCGAGCTGCGCAAGCAGGCGGGCTCGGCGTCGGCGATTGATGCTTGA
- a CDS encoding IclR family transcriptional regulator — MLAVLDLFTSEEPVWTAESIAARLDCSIPTAYRYLRELGDCDLLRSAAAGQYVLGTRIVELDYQLRMGDPLLQAATRPMRELARQSECDVALTALSSQHLLTIHYESTQAEMRASYGRGRRMPTFRGSASLALLSALGKPMLRKLHAANLEEAQKTPGAETLEALSAQLKDVRKTGYATSIGALDSQNAGVAIAIASEEHNVLASLGFVMSLQRFRMLESQRAASMLNQCAQEILLNLSATTIDGPI, encoded by the coding sequence ATGCTTGCGGTCCTCGATCTGTTCACATCCGAAGAACCGGTGTGGACCGCCGAATCCATTGCCGCGCGGCTGGACTGCTCGATTCCCACGGCCTACCGCTATCTGCGCGAACTCGGCGACTGCGACCTGCTGCGCAGCGCCGCGGCCGGTCAATATGTCTTGGGAACGCGCATCGTCGAACTCGACTACCAACTGCGCATGGGTGACCCGCTCCTGCAGGCCGCCACCAGGCCGATGCGCGAACTGGCCCGACAGTCCGAATGCGACGTGGCGCTGACGGCCTTGAGCAGCCAGCATCTGTTGACGATTCACTATGAATCCACGCAAGCGGAAATGCGCGCAAGCTACGGCCGTGGCCGCCGCATGCCCACCTTTCGCGGATCGGCTTCGCTCGCCTTGTTGTCTGCCTTGGGCAAGCCGATGTTGCGCAAACTGCATGCGGCCAATCTCGAAGAAGCGCAGAAAACTCCGGGAGCCGAAACCCTCGAAGCCCTGAGCGCGCAGCTCAAGGATGTTCGCAAGACCGGCTACGCCACCAGCATAGGCGCGCTCGACAGCCAGAACGCCGGGGTGGCGATTGCGATTGCCAGCGAGGAACACAACGTGCTCGCGTCACTGGGCTTTGTGATGTCGCTGCAGCGCTTTCGGATGCTGGAGAGCCAACGCGCCGCCAGCATGCTGAACCAGTGCGCGCAAGAGATTCTGCTGAATCTCTCTGCGACAACCATCGATGGGCCGATCTGA
- a CDS encoding SDR family NAD(P)-dependent oxidoreductase, which yields MKRFTGRTAFISGGLGGMGMATAHRLISEGANVVLGDVAEPQTGAFESLFADLPQPQVVHLDVTSEASWKAAIAETVKRHGALDVLVNNAGVVMRGSHAFDEIPFEEWQRVFSINVDGVFLGLQAAIQAMKTSSRGGSIVNLGSVASQVGSKDAGAYGASKAAVTNMTKQAALSAARFGYKVRVNAVHPGYVWTPLIEQKLVQQFGTLEAAQNAVRAMNPMGDIVTPDDVAASIAFLASDDARMITGAELVIDGGRLIQ from the coding sequence ATGAAACGCTTTACAGGCCGCACGGCCTTCATCTCTGGTGGCCTTGGCGGCATGGGCATGGCCACAGCGCACCGCCTCATCAGCGAAGGTGCCAATGTCGTTCTGGGCGACGTGGCCGAGCCACAGACCGGAGCCTTCGAGAGCCTCTTCGCAGACCTGCCGCAGCCACAGGTGGTGCATCTGGACGTGACCAGCGAGGCCAGTTGGAAGGCCGCCATCGCGGAAACCGTCAAGCGGCACGGCGCGCTCGACGTGCTGGTCAACAACGCTGGAGTCGTGATGCGCGGCTCGCACGCGTTCGACGAAATCCCTTTCGAGGAATGGCAGCGCGTTTTTTCCATCAATGTCGATGGCGTTTTTCTGGGACTTCAGGCAGCCATTCAAGCCATGAAAACCAGCTCGCGCGGTGGCAGCATCGTCAATCTGGGATCGGTCGCCAGCCAAGTGGGCTCCAAGGATGCGGGCGCATATGGTGCCAGCAAGGCTGCGGTGACCAACATGACAAAGCAAGCCGCCTTGAGCGCTGCACGCTTTGGCTACAAGGTGCGCGTGAACGCGGTGCACCCCGGTTATGTGTGGACGCCGCTGATCGAGCAGAAGCTGGTCCAGCAATTCGGCACGCTGGAGGCCGCGCAGAATGCCGTGCGCGCGATGAATCCCATGGGAGACATCGTGACGCCCGACGACGTCGCGGCCTCGATTGCCTTCCTCGCGTCCGACGATGCGCGCATGATCACTGGTGCCGAACTGGTGATCGATGGCGGCCGCCTGATTCAGTAG
- a CDS encoding tripartite tricarboxylate transporter substrate binding protein, whose amino-acid sequence MQAHSRRTPRRTLLRWSLTAAALPMLAATALAQSSFPSKPITLVVPYAAGGLTDQLARELGAYMTTTLKQPVIVENRPGGAAQIAMNLLKGLPADGHTVFIGDVPSLATNVGLFTKLSYDPRKDLQAVTELVEAPALLVVPNKSPFKTFDDLVKAAKAKPNALSYASQGVGTGGHLFGTLLSDHIKSPMTHAAYRGSMPGLADVISGQVDFMYDAIPTAGPLALSQKVRPLAVGADKRSSLLPDVPTLKELGYGSIVPTFWWGVAVKRGTPEPVVNKLHEVITAAMHDANIAKKFTSQGIQVKTNSPAEFGKYMNSEITYWTKIMRDAGMQTD is encoded by the coding sequence ATGCAAGCCCACTCTCGCCGAACCCCTCGCCGAACTCTGCTGCGCTGGTCCTTGACCGCCGCCGCGCTGCCCATGCTGGCCGCCACGGCCCTTGCGCAGTCCAGCTTTCCCAGCAAGCCCATCACGCTGGTCGTGCCCTACGCCGCAGGGGGCCTGACGGACCAGTTGGCGCGCGAGTTGGGGGCGTACATGACCACCACGCTCAAGCAACCCGTGATCGTGGAAAACCGCCCCGGCGGTGCCGCGCAGATCGCAATGAACCTTCTAAAGGGCCTACCCGCCGACGGGCACACCGTGTTCATTGGCGACGTGCCATCGCTCGCCACCAACGTGGGCCTGTTCACCAAGCTCTCCTACGATCCACGCAAGGATCTGCAGGCCGTGACCGAACTGGTGGAAGCGCCCGCGCTACTGGTGGTTCCCAACAAGAGTCCGTTCAAGACCTTCGATGATCTGGTGAAAGCCGCCAAAGCCAAGCCGAACGCATTGAGCTACGCCTCGCAAGGCGTGGGCACGGGCGGCCATCTGTTCGGCACGCTGCTGTCGGATCACATCAAATCGCCGATGACACATGCGGCGTATCGCGGCTCGATGCCGGGGCTCGCGGATGTGATCAGCGGTCAGGTGGATTTCATGTACGACGCGATTCCCACGGCCGGGCCGCTGGCGCTCAGCCAGAAGGTACGACCGCTCGCTGTGGGCGCGGACAAGCGCTCGTCGCTGCTGCCCGATGTGCCCACGCTCAAGGAGCTGGGCTACGGCTCCATCGTGCCGACGTTCTGGTGGGGCGTGGCCGTCAAGCGCGGAACGCCCGAGCCGGTGGTGAACAAGCTGCACGAGGTGATCACCGCCGCCATGCACGACGCGAACATCGCGAAGAAGTTCACCTCGCAGGGCATTCAGGTGAAGACCAATTCGCCCGCAGAGTTCGGCAAGTACATGAACAGCGAAATCACCTACTGGACCAAGATCATGCGCGATGCGGGCATGCAGACTGACTGA
- a CDS encoding fumarylacetoacetate hydrolase family protein → MKLISFELNGNASYGAFIGNDQVVDLKAAFGDKAPDLKSLIAQDLIAKAAEHASQSKEFLKLSDIDLLPVIPNPGQIFCIGLNYGEHVRETGKEITESPVIFMRVNESQVAHGKDIVRPPESHRLDYEGEIAIVIGKGGRRISEADSWEHIAGYACYNDGSIRDWQVATSQWGPGKNFWRTGGFGPWMVTADEIAASQNMRLTTRLNGQVMQEATTDMMIHSIPRQIAYISTFIPLQPGDVIVTGTPGGVGNKRVPQVFMKPGDVVEIEVDAIGVLRNGIRDEVVAA, encoded by the coding sequence ATGAAACTCATCAGCTTCGAACTCAACGGCAATGCAAGCTACGGTGCCTTCATCGGCAACGATCAGGTCGTCGATCTCAAGGCCGCATTCGGCGACAAGGCCCCCGACCTCAAATCGCTGATTGCGCAAGACCTGATCGCGAAGGCCGCCGAGCACGCAAGTCAGTCCAAGGAATTTCTGAAGCTCTCCGACATCGATCTGCTGCCCGTGATTCCGAATCCGGGCCAGATCTTCTGCATCGGTCTGAACTACGGCGAGCATGTACGCGAAACCGGCAAAGAGATCACGGAAAGCCCGGTGATCTTCATGCGCGTGAATGAATCCCAAGTGGCCCATGGCAAAGACATCGTGCGCCCACCGGAGTCGCACCGCCTCGATTACGAAGGCGAGATTGCCATCGTCATCGGCAAGGGCGGTCGCCGCATCAGCGAAGCGGATTCATGGGAGCACATCGCCGGCTATGCCTGCTACAACGACGGCAGCATCCGCGACTGGCAAGTGGCCACCTCGCAATGGGGTCCGGGCAAGAACTTCTGGCGCACGGGCGGTTTCGGTCCATGGATGGTGACGGCCGACGAGATCGCCGCCAGCCAGAACATGCGTCTGACCACGCGCCTCAATGGCCAGGTCATGCAGGAAGCCACGACCGACATGATGATCCACAGCATTCCTCGCCAGATCGCCTACATCTCCACCTTCATTCCACTGCAGCCGGGCGACGTGATCGTCACCGGCACGCCAGGCGGCGTGGGCAACAAGCGTGTGCCACAGGTCTTCATGAAGCCCGGCGATGTGGTGGAAATCGAAGTGGATGCCATCGGCGTGCTACGCAACGGCATCCGCGACGAAGTCGTGGCGGCCTGA
- a CDS encoding VOC family protein, with translation MSNDQFIRVSFSHFGFHVSDLEGVARFYKDVLQFTETDRGDLGAVQLIFLSRDPDTHHQIALVSGRPPQGLPFNPINQISFQVPDLSNLRLVHERALAAGATDMQATTHGNAVSLYFRDPEGNRLEVFMDTPWYCIQPLREPIDFACSDEAVMQQAEHIARNSLRFMPRSEWRTQMQERMGRDQGIPASQVGAPVRQQAPAR, from the coding sequence ATGAGCAACGACCAATTTATCCGGGTCTCCTTCAGTCACTTTGGCTTTCACGTGAGCGATCTCGAAGGCGTGGCTCGTTTCTACAAAGATGTTCTGCAGTTCACCGAAACCGACCGGGGTGACCTGGGCGCCGTGCAGCTCATCTTCCTGAGCCGCGACCCGGACACGCATCACCAGATCGCTCTGGTCTCCGGACGGCCACCGCAGGGCTTGCCTTTCAATCCGATCAATCAAATTTCGTTTCAAGTGCCCGATCTGTCGAATCTGCGTCTGGTGCATGAGCGTGCGCTGGCCGCAGGCGCCACCGACATGCAAGCCACGACGCACGGCAACGCGGTGTCGCTCTACTTTCGCGACCCGGAAGGCAACCGCCTGGAGGTCTTCATGGACACCCCGTGGTACTGCATCCAGCCGCTGCGCGAGCCCATCGATTTCGCATGCTCGGACGAAGCCGTGATGCAGCAGGCCGAACACATTGCACGCAACTCGCTTCGCTTCATGCCGCGCTCCGAATGGCGCACCCAGATGCAGGAGCGCATGGGCCGCGACCAAGGCATTCCCGCATCCCAAGTCGGCGCACCAGTGCGCCAGCAAGCCCCCGCCCGATAG
- a CDS encoding MarR family winged helix-turn-helix transcriptional regulator has product MSLHEAQALPQAQQNIMFTMGQLNRQWRRVVDRLLRPLGLTEATWLPLTHLERATAPMRQKDLAASLGLDSSSVVRLLDGLEAAGLIVRAGHVDRRAKTIDITPKGLEIVQQVKALINQERLKLFADVSDEQLTVAFAVLQNIGGQLQKLEQDDVGVQA; this is encoded by the coding sequence ATGTCGCTCCACGAAGCGCAAGCCCTGCCTCAGGCTCAACAGAACATCATGTTCACGATGGGGCAACTCAACCGGCAGTGGCGTCGGGTGGTGGATCGTCTGCTCAGGCCGCTCGGCCTGACCGAGGCCACTTGGTTGCCGCTCACGCATCTGGAGCGCGCCACCGCGCCCATGCGGCAGAAGGACCTGGCGGCGTCGCTCGGGCTCGACAGCTCGTCGGTCGTGCGCCTGCTCGACGGACTGGAAGCCGCGGGGCTCATCGTTCGCGCAGGGCATGTGGATCGTCGCGCCAAGACCATCGACATCACGCCCAAGGGGCTGGAGATCGTTCAGCAGGTGAAGGCGCTGATCAATCAGGAGCGTCTGAAGCTGTTCGCCGACGTGAGCGACGAGCAGTTGACGGTGGCATTCGCGGTGCTGCAGAACATTGGCGGGCAACTGCAGAAGCTTGAACAGGACGACGTGGGAGTGCAGGCATGA